A window of Pseudochaenichthys georgianus chromosome 11, fPseGeo1.2, whole genome shotgun sequence genomic DNA:
ACTGACTCCCATTCAGAGCCTCTCCAGGACACAGGCCACATCATACAGTCCACACGCTCCAGTGAGCCGTCTGACGGACACCACATAGaaggtaactaagtacattaacCCAAGTAATGTACATTTAAGGTACTtgttctttactcaagtatttcATTATAGACTTATATATACTTCTACTCAACATGTTTACTCTTTACTCCAATACAAttattttacatatttatttactaGTTACTTTATAAGTTCTGATTTTGACACACAATACTGAGGACGaatgtttcaaatataaatgGTTTGATGAAGTTACTAAAACCATGTTAACAGAAAATGAATGTATTAGTTATTTTGCTGAGAGGTTTATGTTCAAAGATATTACACAGCTCCAGCTTACATGTGAAGATGTGCTGCTTTTGctttcaaatatatatttttgcaatgagtacttttactttgacTCCTAATACGTATTTTTACAATGTGGTATTagtacttttattcaagtaaagaatcttaatacttttcCCGCCACTGGTTCATTGCTAATGCTTTAGGAACAGACCCCTCCCATGATAGATAAACCAGGGCTGTAAACTGCCCGCCCCTGTACCGCCTCAGACTCACAGTTCACCAGCAGCCTGTAGGAGGCGCTGTCCGTGCTGATGGGGTTGGTGAGCAGGCAGGTGAACTCTCCGGTGTCCTCCTTCTGCAGCGGGCGGATGAACATGGAGCTCATGTCAGGGGAGAAGGACCGGCGGGCCGCGGAGCTGACGGCCACCCCGTCCTGCTCCCAGCGGACGCTCTGCGCCTGGCCGGACGCCGCCCTGCAGCTCAGGTTGGCCGAGCTGTTCCTGGCGATCAGCACGGACGTCGGACCGCTCACCTCCGCTCCTGAGATGGCCTCTGAACCCCGGGGACAGGGATATTTCAGTTCTCTTTTATGCTTTTTCTATTCAGCTATATTGAACCAAAAGAATCTCACTTTGCTCTTGTTTTACGCTTTACCTATCTACGTTGATGACCTTTGATTTCACATGAACAAATCAAACCAAATTGGTttacaaagaaaatcaataattgaaaaagagagagaaataaaAAGATATTTAGAAGTCCAACTTTAAAGCATACTCCAGTATGAAAGAACCCCAAACACCCTGAACGTTAGTCCTTATAGGTCAAGCTCAAACAACACCGGAtcctacatttcccacaatgcaaccAGATGGGGTCTTTAATGATCCTTTCTGTTTGCTAAATAATAGATGATAGAATAATAGACTGATGGAGCCGAACCGTTAACAGTAACCTGATCTCCATTTCAATCCACTGAGACGCCGCCTGAGCAGAACTATCCTCAAACACAGCaggtttctcacacacacacacacacacacacacacacacacacacacacacacacacacacacacacacacacacacacacacacacacacgcacgcacacacacacacacacacacaccaagctgGTAAAATATGATATCCTGTAACAATTGACTGTCACTAATATATATTTAGCTTATTATTTAAAGTTTGCAACTATCTTTGGACCGAATAACTCAAAACATTTGTATGCCATATTTCTATTGCAGAGACCAAGAGGATACCGGAGCCTTCACCATGGTTCCTCAGAGACCTGTATGTACAGACATACAGGTCTCTGAGGAACCATTCCACGGCAAGTAGTAGTCCTCTCAGAAAGGTCAGGTGACTCACCCATCACAGCGAAGGAGACGGCGGGGGAGGAGTCTGCGCGCTGGGTCTTGGCGTTGTTGGCCCTGCATGTGAAATTCACCACTGCACTGTCTAACTTCAAAGCCTCAATGGCTTCCAGAGTCAGGACAGGACCCGTCACCTCCAACAACTGCTGGTTCTGGTACCAGCTAAAGGTGGCGGGGGGGCTGGAGGGGGACGCACAGGACAGGCTGAAGTTGGATTTGGAGCGGAGGAATTTGGGAGGGTTTGGAGGAGTGATGGAAACTTTGTCTGGTCCATCTGTGGAGGGACAACACATGGAGATCAGCTGTAGAAACTGCTGTCACAAAATCACttcccatctatctatctatctatctatctatctatctatctctgtatatctatctatctgtatatctctctatctatctatctatctatctatctgtatatctatctatctatctctctatctctctatccatctatctatctatctatctatctgtatatctatctatctatctatctatctatctatctgtatatctctctatctctctatctatctatccatctatctatctatctatccatctatctatctatctatctatctatctatctatccatctatctatctatctatctatctctctatctatctatccatctatctatctatctatccatctatctatctatctatctatctatccatctatctatctatctatccatctatctatctatctatctatctgtatatctatctatctatctatctatctatctatccatctatctatctatctatctatctatctatctatccatctatctatctatctgtatatctatctatctatctatctgtatatctatctatctatctatctatccatctatctatctctctatctatctatccatctatctatctctctatctatccatctatctatctatccatctatccatctatctatctatctatctatctatctatctatctatctgtatatctatctctatctatctatctatctatccatctatctatctatctatctgtatatctatctctatctatctatctatctatccatctatctatctatctctctatctatctatccatctatctatctatctatttctctatctatctatctatccatctatctatctatctctctatctatctatctgtctatctctctatctatctatctgtatatctatctctatctatctatctatctatctatctatctatctatctatctctctatctatctatctgtctctaGCTTGGTCGTGTGGAAGCCGCTGTGTTCAGGAAGTCCCGTTACGTGCTTGTGACgagtctctctgaccaatcaacCGTCAGAGTTAGAGCTCCACCTTTTAGTATCAGCTCACTCTGATTCTCAGAAGGTGAGTCAGTGGGTAATTGAAGCTGGGTCTTGGAAACGCGGCATTACATTTACAGTGATTTAATATGTAGctaaaacactgaaacactgaaagtGGTTAACCGTATCCTCAGAGCTATTGATATTTAGAGAAGGGCCATGTTGAATATATATTTGGAAGTATTTTATTGTCAAGTTTATGGACTGAACATGTCTGTTGGAAGAGAGTCATTGGGCTTGGCTGCACATAAAGCCAGATGAAGCGGAGCGCTTTAGATTAATTAATAACAGGGTTAGCCAGTGGTCAGTGTGGTGTCACCGCCTTCTGGTTAGTCATGGGGAAGGAGTGGAAGAGTGAGCGCTGTGTACACAGTGCGTGGAGGCGCCATGGAACACACATCACTGCACCAGTCACACCTACACCTGTTTGCACCCAGGGGTAGGACGATGAGCAGCGCTAGTTACTGCAGCAGCTCTGCAGTATGGAACAGTCGTTAGTGACAGTCAGGCAGCATGTGAGCCAGAGACGATGAGCAGTGATTAGAGGGTGTGAGGGAGTGTCAGCGGtgactcactctctctctgaaACGTCTCGACTCAGACCTGGGAGTAAACAGTGGGGAAGTCTCTCACTGTGCTCCGGTCATGAGGGCGTAGACAACGCAGTGCTGATAACAACACTGTTacatcacagcagcagcagcagaaaggcATGGCATTATCAAGTACACACTACAGGTGggcaatcagagcagacaggtCAGGTTTAGTGCAGCTGATTTCAAATCCACTTATTACTTATAAGTAATGACTATGCCTCATCATCTTGTTGAATCAGAAGTAGTGTGTAGTGGTGTTTCAGTCCTAAACACTACATGATGCGGTGCCTCCACAACCATCACAAGTGTGGATGAGTGCAACATGAAAACAAACAGCAGACGTTCATAGTTACTTACAGTGCACTATGAGGCTGAAGGGGGCGCTGTTCTGGCTCTCCAGATTGTTGGTGGCGTTGCAGGTGACGGGGGTCGGCAGGTCCGTCCTCAGGACCCCTGTGATGGTCAGAGTACTGGACAGTTTCTCCTGACAGGCCATCCAAAGCACATTGATTATTTATTCATCCATGGAATTCATTAATAAATACAACTGTTTACTTTTTATATAATATCTTACTTtatttagctgaggcttttatccaaagcaacacaCTACTGGAGCAATTTGGTTTTAAGTATGTGGCCCAAGCACACATCACCATGTCTGACTGCAGGGGGAGGGATAGAACCACCCAGATTCCTAGCCATGGACTCAGTCTGCAATCATCTCATTCTTTACAGCAGATACAATTTAGAACACATACTGTAAAAACATTTCAAAGACAcgtccaagcccccaggaagtgcggtGGATGTTGAACCAAATGTTCGTAGTACTACAACGCCTGTGTCAGTCGTGACGTCATAGGGCCCAGAAATACTATCCCCCATTgtcttacattgggaaagagacgtctgtaaattaGCAGATCTTTACTAAAAAAACTaaccagtatgaacacttgtagaGCCCTAAAGCAACAGGGTCTAAAAGTTGCACTAACAGCTGAATCCAAGCGGGCCTTAAGGAAAACTTAAGTGCTCGCTCTCTATGGACCCAGATGTTCATTTTGCTCTCTCGACAGCGTCAGGCCTTTTTCAGGGCCCCGCCTCCATGGCTGTATCCAGTTAtgtttatacatccatggtgtaAACCCACCTCTTTCAGGGTGATCCGTTTGCCGTCAGCGACGATAGCCTTGGTGCCCATGAGCCAGGCGAACTTCAGGTAGGAGCCTTTGGCGTCGCAGATCAGCACCACGGTGCTGTTGTGCTCCGTGGCCTCGGTCAGGCTGGGTGTTATGACTACAGTTGACACCGGCTCTGTATGGAGGAcaggaaacatggctgaatgaGGACTGGGGAATGGACTGTTGAGTGAACAGAACTAAATGTGGGAGGAACAAATCATATTTCCCGACCTTACGTCAAAGGACATTCTATTATATggatatatacactgaacaaaaatataaacgcaacacttttgtttttgctcccatttttcatgagatgaactcaaagatctaaaacattttctagaaacacaaaataaccatttctctcaaatattgttcaaaaatctgaaagaatctgtgatagtgagcacttctcctctgggtctgggggggtccgaaaaccagtcagtatctggtgtgacgggtaggggtagggttagggtaatgttgtgaatcgagtggcctgtgtttgtcgtccattacatacgcctgcccataccataaccccaccaccaccatgggccactcgattcacaacattaccctaaccctaaccctacccctcacaccagatactgcctggttttcagacccccccaataaagcaaaactgcatgtttcagagtggccttttattgtggccagcctaaggcacacctgtgcaataatcatgctgtctaatcagcatcttgatatgccacacctgtgaggtgggatggattatctcggcaaaggagaagtgctcactatcacagatattttcagatttttgaacaatatttgagagaaatctttattttgtgtatatagaaaatgttttagatctttgagttcatctcatgaaaaatgggagcaaaaacaaaagtgttgcgtttatatttttgttcagtgtagatagAAGTACA
This region includes:
- the LOC117455037 gene encoding cell adhesion molecule CEACAM20-like, with protein sequence MDVLSLTPLLLLLSFLGCCAGQNVLPDGPVDAILGKSVTLKTLVDKPVYVFIIWNHNDGSEQTHVATASHTGVKVNDPYTGRVTVNQTNGYLHLEGLLASDNGDYSINIITADGTTITGEIHLRVLEPVSTVVITPSLTEATEHNSTVVLICDAKGSYLKFAWLMGTKAIVADGKRITLKEEKLSSTLTITGVLRTDLPTPVTCNATNNLESQNSAPFSLIVHYGPDKVSITPPNPPKFLRSKSNFSLSCASPSSPPATFSWYQNQQLLEVTGPVLTLEAIEALKLDSAVVNFTCRANNAKTQRADSSPAVSFAVMEAISGAEVSGPTSVLIARNSSANLSCRAASGQAQSVRWEQDGVAVSSAARRSFSPDMSSMFIRPLQKEDTGEFTCLLTNPISTDSASYRLLVNYGPEAVQVVGDPAVEVDTNVVLTCSAASVPPANFTWKFNGTKTEVKTAQYQIQAARYKNTGMYMCEAHNAVTGKTSTYTHTLSVKEEGALDEGLSDGAIAGIVIAVLITLGAAIALLFFCRQRVPVESPY